The nucleotide sequence ACCGGTACTATCAATTTTTCGACAGGCTGGTTCAGGACGAGGCATTCAAAATGGTGGAGCGAACCCGGCGGCCGCCCAGCAACCGCATGAACGCGCTGATCAGTTTCCTGAACTCCATGTGTTACATTCTGGCGCTGTCTCAGATCTACAGAACGCACCTGGACCCGCGTATCGGCTTTCTGCACGAGACGAATTTCCGACGTTTCAGCCTGAACCTGGATCTTGCGGAGATCTTCAAGCCGATCCTGGTGGACCGACTGATTTTTTCTCTGGTCAACAGGCGCGAGATTCAGGAGAAGCATTTCGAGAAGGAGACGGGCGGGGGGATTTATCTGAACGATCGGGGACGTGAAATCGTGCTGCGTGCTTGGGAGACGCGAGTCAACGAAACCATCGAGCACCCCAGGCTGAAGCGCAACGTCAGCTACCGCGGGCTGATGCGCATGGAAGCCTACAAAATCCAGAAACACATTCTGGACGACACGCCTTACGACCCATTTGTCAGCAGGTGGTGAGGATGTTTGTCCTGATGTTCTACGATGTTGGGGAAAAACGGGTAGGTAAAGTCCTGAAGACGGCACGTCGATACCTGACCTGGATTCAGAACTCCGTCCTCGAAGGGGACTTGAGCCCTGCGACTTTCGAGGCCCTCAAGATAGACGTTCGGAAAATTTTGGACTTGCAATACGACAGTGTTTTGTTTTATGCTTGGCGTACCGAACGCTACATGTCCCGTGAGGTGGTGGGGGTGGAACGGGGCTGTACGGATTTTATGGTATAGGTGGGGGCCACCCCTCGGCACATTGACAACTTCATAGCTGGTTCTATACTTTCTTTGCATCCATTCTTGCGTTGCGTGCGTCGATCCCCGATGGCGTGGAATAGGCGGGGGATCGACGCATTCTCAAAATAAAGGCTGAGCGTCTGTCTATCAGGGTTTGATGGGACGAGAGAGCTTTTTGTTTTTTGCTGTACTTCGGTCTGCTATACTTAACCGGTGCAGACACCGGCGTGTGTTTGCGGCTTTGAAACCTTCCTTTGAGGGATGGAAACTGGCTGTAGCCGTCGTAGCTACCTGCGAGGTCGATGCTTTGAAACCTTCCTTTGAGGGATGGAAACTCATGGATGTGGGCCATCTGGGCTATTTCAACCCCCTTTGAAACCTTCCTTTGAGGGATGGAAACCCCTGGCCTACTACAAAGACACGCTTTCCACACGCCTTTGAAACCTTCCTTTGAGGGATGGAAACGGGCCTCGGCCATGCCCCACCAGGCGTAAACGCCCTGCTTTGAAACCTTCCTTTGAGGGATGGAAACGGATCATGGCGGCGTTGTCGTGATCCTCTCCGCCGTTCTTTGAAACCTTCCTTTGAGGGATGGAAACTTCCCGAAGGGTACGGCGTGTGTCATCGACTTGCCTCTTTGAAACCTTCCTTTGAGGGATGGAAACACCACAGACATCGCCAACACACTCGTGCATTGCGGTACTTTGAAACCTTCCTTTGAGGGATGGAAACCCTATAACATTATGAGCGCTCCGGTATCCCTATCACTTTGAAACCTTCCTTTGAGGGATGGAAACAGGCTTCTTTTTCTTCTCCCTGTGGTAAGTGCGACATCTTTGAAACCTTCCTTTGAGGGATGGAAACTGGAGGTGCGCTCGGCTTTGGTGTCTCGCCAGCGTACTTTGAAACCTTCCTTTGAGGGATGGAAACAGTACTAGGGCCTGCACCATCCACAGGGCACAGGCCCCTTTGAAACCTTCCTTTGAGGGATGGAAACGCTAAAGCCTTGCTATTAGCGGCTTTACGGGCTTTATCTTTGAAACCTTCCTTTGAGGGATGGAAACACGCTCCGCCGTTCCTGAGGGCATAAGGCTTGCCTCTTTGAAACCTTCCTTTGAGGGATGGAAACCGTGACCGCAAGCGTGACGAACACGCTCCAACCCTTGCTTTGAAACCTTCCTTTGAGGGATGGAAACGCAGCGGATTGTTTATCCTCTGGCGTTGTGGCGCTGCCTTTGAAACCTTCCTTTGAGGGATGGAAACACGCTCCGCCGTTCCTGAGGGCATAAGGCTTGCCTTCCTTTGAAACCTTCCTTTGAGGGATGGAAACTCGAACACATCGCCTGCGCCCATTGTGGGGAAGTCTACTTTGAAACCTTCCTTTGAGGGATGGAAACGCTTTTCCAATTCGACCTGACGCTTCACCCTTTCGGGCTTTGAAACCTTCCTTTGAGGGATGGAAACAGCTCCGGATGCTGTTCCTTGATGAGGATGTGCTTCCTTTGAAACCTTCCTTTGAGGGATGGAAACCACACAGGCCCGTGATTGTGTTGCCCTACTCCGCTTCCCTTTGAAACCTTCCTTTGAGGGATGGAAACGCGTGGGGAGGTCGGAGCTGCGGCAAGCGTCGTCGTCCTTTGAAACCTTCCTTTGAGGGATGGAAACCCCGCTATATCCAAGTTCCTGCCAGTCGTGGGGATCCTTTGAAACCTTCCTTTGAGGGATGGAAACACCAGCGAGGATGTGCAAAACGTTGTTGCCATGGTTCTTTGAAACCTTCCTTTGAGGGATGGAAACATGTCCGTTCGATCAGCTTTGCGGGTGCTGTTCTGCTTTGAAACCTTCCTTTGAGGGATGGAAACTGATCGAGTCCGCCGCCCCCATCCCAATCCCGAGTGCTTTGAAACCTTCCTTTGAGGGATGGAAACTTCCTTACACCTCCGCGAGCTCGAGCGACAGCTTTCTTTGAAACCTTCCTTTGAGGGATGGAAACCCAGATAAATTTGATTGGGGCAGAGCCCTTCCAGACCTTTGAAACCTTCCTTTGAGGGATGGAAACGTGTCGTTGAGATCGTTGATGCCCTGACCTCCAGCGACTTTGAAACCTTCCTTTGAGGGATGGAAACTGGTGTTTTTCCTCCTGCGGCCTGTGGCCGCGCAAACTTTGAAACCTTCCTTTGAGGGATGGAAACTGGCGTTTACGAGGACTGTCGTTATCTCGGTGAGCTCTTTGAAACCTTCCTTTGAGGGATGGAAACGGGTGGGGAGGTCGGAGCTGCGGCACGCTTCGTCGTCCTTTGAAACCTTCCTTTGAGGGATGGAAACTCGTATTTACCTCCGATTGTGTTTTTGTGCTATAATCCTTTGAAACCTTCCTTTGAGGGATGGAAACGAGGCTAAATAGGTACTCGGATTCCTGTTTGGGTCTTCTTTGAAACCTTCCTTTGAGGGATGGAAACTGGTCCTCTCCGCCGTTGTCTACCTCTAGTTCGACGCCGCTTTGAAACCTTCCTTTGAGGGATGGAAACCACGAACCAGCAGACCTTATTAACGCTTTTGGACACCTTTGAAACCTTCCTTTGAGGGATGGAAACCGCGTGCGGTCAGTTTTCCCAAACCGGAGACACAACCCTTTGAAACCTTCCTTTGAGGGATGGAAACCCTTCTGTGATGACCAACATCTTCCCGCCGGAGTCGCTTTGAAACCTTCCTTTGAGGGATGGAAACTGTAGCGTATCTTCGCCATGAGGTTGTCCAGGTCCGCTTTGAAACCTTCCTTTGAGGGATGGAAACAGGACTTTGAGCGTTGTTTCAGGCGGGATGTCCGTCCTTTGAAACCTTCCTTTGAGGGATGGAAACAGGCAAAGCTGTCGATTCCATGTTGTTGGTTGGCATCTTTGAAACCTTCCTTTGAGGGATGGAAACTTCACTCCTTCTTTTTCGGGACAGTCTTAGGGATCAGCTTTGAAACCTTCCTTTGAGGGATGGAAACAGGGGACACCATTCACAAGACCTGTGTGGTACCCACCGCTTTGAAACCTTCCTTTGAGGGATGGAAACGCGCTCTGGCAGCGATCTACGCTCTGAATAAGCACGCTTTGAAACCTTCCTTTGAGGGATGGAAACACCGCTCCTTTGAGGACCTTTCCCTGTGCCGCGGAGACTTTGAAACCTTCCTTTGAGGGATGGAAACGGGCCTTTGTCGTTCCCCCGACGGTGAGATTGTCAACTTTGAAACCTTCCTTTGAGGGATGGAAACGAACATCCCAGAACTCCGAGTTCGTAGGATGCTCTCCCCTTTGAAACCTTCCTTTGAGGGATGGAAACTTGATATCGGGTATAAGGACGGCAACAACCTCCGGGCGGCTTTGAAACCTTCCTTTGAGGGATGGAAACACCATATATGAGTGCAATTTACCCTACCAGATGACTCTTTGAAACCTTCCTTTGAGGGATGGAAACACGAAAACGACGATCTGCCCTATCGCCACGAGGACGCTTTGAAACCTTCCTTTGAGGGATGGAAACTTACAAGAGCAAGTCTTGGACGCGCTTCTCCTTCCCCACTTTGAAACCTTCCTTTGAGGGATGGAAACACTACGAGCGGAAGAAGGAAGCTGGTAAGGGGTTTACTTTGAAACCTTCCTTTGAGGGATGGAAACTGGGAGCGGTAGCCGAGATTGGTAGCAAGAGACATACTTTGAAACCTTCCTTTGAGGGATGGAAACGCGGCCGGTGC is from Fretibacterium sp. OH1220_COT-178 and encodes:
- a CDS encoding CRISPR-associated endonuclease Cas2 — encoded protein: MFYDVGEKRVGKVLKTARRYLTWIQNSVLEGDLSPATFEALKIDVRKILDLQYDSVLFYAWRTERYMSREVVGVERGCTDFMV
- the cas1b gene encoding type I-B CRISPR-associated endonuclease Cas1b, which codes for MGKTLYLLSSGSLKRKDNTLFVERVGEKPRFLPVETTDEIMVMGELDLNKSLLEFLTQKQIILHFFNYHGYYAGTYYPREHMNSGAVILAQAAHYTDEARRHKLASTLIVGAIENMRKVVAYYQRRASLDVEDILSDLERFEAMAPQSGSVPALMGIEGNARNRYYQFFDRLVQDEAFKMVERTRRPPSNRMNALISFLNSMCYILALSQIYRTHLDPRIGFLHETNFRRFSLNLDLAEIFKPILVDRLIFSLVNRREIQEKHFEKETGGGIYLNDRGREIVLRAWETRVNETIEHPRLKRNVSYRGLMRMEAYKIQKHILDDTPYDPFVSRW